From the Desulfobacterales bacterium genome, one window contains:
- a CDS encoding M48 family metallopeptidase, translated as MDFFKHQDIARAKTSRLIALFILAILAIAFAVYGIALIIMFYHYSRQPGANLYSFEMIQPELGFWVISATLLVILFGTIAKIIELAKGGRAIAEKQGGRLINTATTDAAERRLINVVEEMAIASGIPVPQVYILDEEKGINAFAAGYTPNDAAVAVTRGCLSELRRDELQGVIAHEFSHILSGDMRLNIRLIGLLSGIMVIAYVGRLMLQRRSGNNKHAGVVVVIALLLMLVGSLGFLFGRMIQAAVSRQREYFADASAVQFTRNPRGLSGALIKIGSLLHGSRIHSPHAQEICHMFIGSAFRSAFATHPPLRDRIQRLEPEYRSRIQQVLEKKPAVIAPKPAKEAVSAASAPITALAAGAGAVIQKPGNITEQNIRKGRKLIATIPHQIKTELNDILGAMAVTCMLLLDEDPQIRKRQLKRLQKHAPGKLIWHLTSLESHFKTLDLQLRLPILDLALPVLRQMSAGQYAKFKAFIQIMVEADARLSFFEFALQQIITHRLGANYQRHKKDIVYKNISALAADAATILSQLAHVGHPQQTAAQAAFNYGWKRLNITDSRWKMQPAGKVSFGALRVALKRFALASPGVKKIFLDACAHCVLHDERVTIEEAELVRAVAYALDIPLPPFLDPFSD; from the coding sequence ATGGATTTTTTCAAACACCAGGATATCGCCCGAGCCAAAACCAGCCGCTTGATCGCTTTATTTATTTTGGCGATTTTGGCGATTGCGTTTGCAGTTTACGGGATTGCGTTGATCATCATGTTTTATCATTACTCCCGCCAACCTGGCGCTAACCTGTACAGCTTTGAGATGATCCAGCCCGAACTGGGGTTTTGGGTGATAAGCGCCACGCTGCTGGTCATCCTTTTCGGCACCATTGCTAAAATCATCGAACTGGCAAAAGGCGGCAGGGCCATTGCTGAAAAGCAGGGCGGCAGACTCATTAATACCGCTACAACAGATGCCGCCGAGCGCAGACTGATCAATGTAGTTGAGGAGATGGCCATTGCCTCAGGCATACCGGTGCCGCAGGTATATATTCTTGACGAGGAAAAAGGCATCAACGCCTTTGCCGCCGGTTACACACCCAATGATGCCGCCGTAGCAGTTACCCGCGGCTGTTTAAGCGAGCTGCGCCGTGATGAGCTCCAAGGAGTTATTGCCCACGAATTTAGCCATATTCTAAGCGGGGATATGCGTTTGAATATCCGCCTGATTGGGTTGCTCAGCGGTATCATGGTCATTGCCTATGTCGGACGTCTGATGCTGCAAAGAAGATCCGGCAACAACAAACACGCCGGCGTCGTGGTCGTGATTGCCCTGCTTTTAATGCTGGTTGGGTCTTTGGGCTTCCTGTTCGGCCGCATGATCCAGGCTGCTGTCTCGCGACAAAGAGAATATTTTGCCGATGCCTCGGCAGTCCAATTCACCCGCAACCCAAGGGGCCTTTCAGGTGCATTAATCAAAATAGGCTCCCTTTTGCACGGCTCCCGTATACATTCACCCCATGCCCAGGAAATCTGTCATATGTTCATTGGGTCAGCATTTCGCTCCGCATTTGCCACCCATCCACCCTTAAGAGACAGAATTCAGCGCCTCGAGCCGGAATATAGAAGCCGAATTCAGCAGGTTCTGGAAAAAAAGCCGGCGGTGATTGCTCCCAAACCCGCAAAGGAGGCGGTTTCTGCTGCATCAGCCCCGATCACAGCACTGGCCGCCGGCGCTGGTGCAGTCATTCAGAAACCGGGCAATATAACCGAGCAGAACATCCGCAAAGGTCGAAAACTAATAGCCACCATCCCCCACCAGATCAAAACCGAGCTCAACGATATTTTAGGCGCAATGGCCGTCACCTGTATGCTGTTGCTCGATGAAGATCCCCAGATCAGAAAACGCCAGCTGAAGCGTTTGCAAAAGCACGCTCCCGGCAAGCTGATCTGGCACCTGACAAGTCTCGAATCGCATTTCAAGACCCTGGATCTGCAATTGCGGCTGCCCATCCTGGATTTGGCGCTGCCGGTTTTACGCCAGATGTCTGCCGGCCAGTATGCTAAATTTAAGGCCTTTATTCAGATTATGGTGGAGGCCGACGCGCGGCTTTCTTTTTTTGAATTTGCGCTTCAACAAATCATCACGCATCGGCTGGGTGCAAATTATCAGCGCCATAAAAAAGACATTGTTTATAAAAACATCTCTGCGCTGGCTGCAGATGCCGCCACCATTCTCTCGCAGCTTGCCCATGTCGGCCATCCCCAACAAACAGCCGCCCAGGCCGCTTTTAACTACGGATGGAAAAGATTGAATATCACAGATTCGCGCTGGAAGATGCAGCCGGCCGGCAAAGTGTCGTTCGGAGCGCTGCGGGTTGCCCTGAAGCGGTTTGCACTGGCCAGCCCGGGCGTTAAAAAAATATTCCTGGATGCCTGCGCCCATTGCGTGCTTCATGACGAACGCGTTACCATAGAAGAAGCCGAATTGGTGCGCGCGGTGGCCTATGCCTTAGACATCCCCCTGCCCCCTTTTCTGGACCCCTTCAGCGATTGA
- a CDS encoding DUF302 domain-containing protein — protein MRTVCIALILIVAFTLPVFADTGLTNVKSSHDVKTTADRLEAVLKEKGMTVFLRVNHSEGARNVGKQLRPTELVIFGNPKVGAPLMQCGQTIGIDLPQKALIWQDENGQVWLTYNDPRYLAKRHGIDGCQPVLDKVQNALKNFAKAATQP, from the coding sequence ATGCGCACCGTATGTATTGCTCTCATTTTGATTGTCGCCTTTACCCTGCCGGTATTCGCTGATACCGGCTTAACAAATGTTAAAAGTTCGCACGATGTCAAAACTACCGCTGATCGTTTGGAGGCGGTTTTAAAAGAAAAAGGAATGACCGTTTTTTTGCGGGTCAACCACAGTGAAGGCGCCCGTAATGTGGGAAAACAATTGCGGCCCACCGAGCTGGTGATCTTCGGCAACCCCAAAGTCGGAGCGCCGCTGATGCAGTGCGGCCAGACAATTGGCATTGATCTGCCGCAAAAAGCGCTCATCTGGCAGGATGAAAACGGGCAAGTGTGGCTGACTTACAACGACCCCCGGTACCTGGCAAAGCGTCATGGGATCGATGGCTGCCAGCCGGTGCTGGATAAGGTGCAAAATGCGCTTAAAAATTTTGCAAAGGCTGCCACGCAACCTTAA
- a CDS encoding NlpC/P60 family protein → MKQLLNILCWFKSTGFPVLSALTALSLMGGCAANPKPAAVSPPVVTHTQINKRYAVDAEIENRLRQEYRRWEGTQHRLGGSSRRGIDCSGFVRAVYKDVFNIYLPRTTQAQIRQGRAVSYENLRAGDLVFFRPPTYPRHVGIYLGGSEFVHASKNKGVTVSKIDKVYWGKYYWTARRILPKSYQP, encoded by the coding sequence ATGAAACAACTGCTTAACATTCTGTGTTGGTTCAAATCGACAGGGTTTCCTGTGCTATCCGCACTGACGGCCCTTTCTCTGATGGGTGGGTGTGCCGCCAACCCCAAACCGGCTGCCGTGTCACCTCCTGTGGTGACACACACGCAAATCAACAAAAGGTATGCCGTTGACGCTGAAATCGAAAACCGCTTGCGTCAGGAATACCGGCGCTGGGAGGGGACTCAGCATCGACTGGGCGGCAGCAGCCGCCGTGGAATTGACTGCTCCGGTTTTGTCAGAGCGGTCTATAAAGATGTCTTTAACATTTATTTACCGCGCACCACCCAGGCGCAAATCCGGCAGGGAAGAGCGGTAAGCTATGAGAATCTTCGCGCCGGCGACCTGGTGTTCTTCAGGCCGCCGACTTATCCGCGGCATGTGGGTATTTATCTGGGCGGATCAGAATTTGTGCATGCTTCCAAAAACAAAGGCGTGACGGTGTCGAAGATCGATAAGGTTTACTGGGGAAAATATTACTGGACCGCAAGACGCATCCTGCCAAAATCTTACCAACCCTAA
- a CDS encoding cyclophilin-like fold protein has product MPTPIVVKIGDLELTGEFNDTPAGKAAAAALPFEWSGSRWGDEYYGPPTADIGDHPGEKGALMNVGDLGWHAPNQWFCLFFGPTPASSGDAPEAAVPILTIGNVDGDWIALGEMGGSITARIEKA; this is encoded by the coding sequence ATGCCCACACCCATTGTTGTGAAGATCGGAGACTTAGAGCTCACAGGTGAATTTAACGATACCCCTGCCGGCAAGGCGGCAGCGGCTGCCTTGCCGTTTGAATGGAGTGGCAGTCGCTGGGGTGATGAGTATTACGGTCCGCCAACAGCGGATATCGGTGATCATCCCGGGGAAAAAGGCGCCCTCATGAATGTCGGCGATCTGGGCTGGCATGCCCCCAACCAGTGGTTTTGCCTGTTTTTTGGGCCCACCCCGGCCAGCAGTGGCGATGCGCCCGAGGCAGCGGTTCCGATTTTAACCATCGGAAATGTCGACGGAGACTGGATAGCGCTTGGTGAGATGGGCGGTTCCATCACTGCCCGGATCGAAAAAGCGTAG
- the chrA gene encoding chromate efflux transporter, with the protein MATVNVETLEENLKTESKEGEKLVIAHPSFGKAFKFWLKLGFISFGGPAGQISIMHHELVDQKKWVSNKRFLNALNYCMLLPGPEAQQLAIYIGWLLHRLPGGIVAGALFVIPSIFILFALSYIYAAYGAFPWVASVFSGLKAAIMAIVVAAVIKIGKKALKNGIMVTVAALSFIAIFIFKIPFPLIVLGAGLIGLAGHYALPAKFEVIKGKDARDFDAGYVQICEDPEVCHINPSTGRNVVLVAVFFLLWLIPVVALYALLPQRVFYTEALFFTKAAFLTFGGAYAVLAYIAQAGVEQYAWLTGPQMIDGLGLAETTPGPLIMVVQFVGFMAGWNYAAGWSPILGGLMGSLVATYFTFLPCFLFIFLGGPYIEKFRDNPTLSAALSSITAAIVGVVLNLAVWFGLQVLMPFDGSFNGFAAVIGLAAFVAIQWFKVGIMTVIFAAGAIGFIWHQLIL; encoded by the coding sequence ATGGCAACAGTAAATGTGGAAACACTTGAAGAAAATTTGAAAACCGAGAGCAAAGAGGGCGAAAAGCTGGTCATCGCGCATCCATCCTTTGGCAAGGCTTTCAAATTCTGGCTAAAGCTCGGCTTCATAAGCTTTGGCGGGCCGGCCGGGCAGATATCGATCATGCATCACGAGCTGGTGGATCAGAAAAAGTGGGTCAGCAACAAGCGCTTTTTAAATGCGTTGAATTATTGCATGCTGCTGCCCGGGCCCGAGGCCCAACAGTTGGCCATTTATATCGGCTGGCTGCTGCACCGGCTTCCCGGCGGAATTGTTGCGGGGGCCCTTTTTGTCATTCCCTCCATTTTTATCCTGTTTGCCTTAAGCTACATTTATGCCGCTTATGGCGCCTTTCCCTGGGTGGCGTCTGTGTTCAGCGGCCTGAAGGCGGCCATCATGGCCATTGTCGTAGCGGCGGTGATCAAGATCGGCAAAAAAGCGCTCAAAAATGGCATCATGGTCACCGTTGCAGCTCTGTCCTTTATTGCGATCTTTATTTTTAAAATCCCTTTTCCACTGATCGTTCTTGGCGCCGGACTGATCGGGCTGGCCGGTCACTATGCCCTGCCGGCAAAATTTGAGGTCATCAAAGGCAAGGATGCCCGCGATTTTGATGCGGGATATGTGCAAATTTGTGAGGATCCGGAGGTATGTCACATCAATCCGTCCACCGGCAGAAATGTAGTGCTGGTAGCTGTCTTTTTTCTGCTGTGGCTGATACCGGTGGTAGCGCTGTACGCATTGCTGCCCCAACGGGTATTTTACACCGAGGCGCTGTTTTTTACCAAGGCGGCTTTTTTGACGTTTGGTGGCGCCTACGCCGTTTTAGCCTATATCGCCCAGGCCGGTGTCGAGCAGTATGCCTGGCTGACGGGTCCGCAGATGATCGACGGCCTGGGCCTGGCCGAAACCACCCCCGGCCCCCTGATCATGGTGGTGCAATTTGTCGGTTTTATGGCCGGCTGGAATTACGCCGCCGGCTGGAGTCCGATTCTCGGTGGGCTGATGGGCTCGCTGGTGGCCACTTATTTTACGTTTCTGCCGTGTTTTCTGTTTATTTTCCTAGGGGGACCGTATATCGAAAAATTCCGTGATAATCCCACCCTTTCGGCGGCCCTGTCCAGCATTACCGCTGCAATAGTAGGTGTCGTATTGAACCTGGCCGTCTGGTTTGGGCTACAGGTGCTTATGCCTTTCGATGGTAGTTTCAACGGGTTTGCCGCTGTGATCGGGTTGGCCGCCTTTGTTGCGATTCAATGGTTTAAAGTCGGCATCATGACGGTTATTTTTGCTGCCGGCGCGATCGGATTCATCTGGCATCAGTTAATTCTTTAG
- a CDS encoding PilZ domain-containing protein, producing MNKNPENRDNARINYKSPVTIENLNAGIIYKARMLNYSKHGLYFETDNWLDLGDEVFIGVEYSPYSNTHDTYECLRAKIMWRKKLPTSHFTYGYGVQYSIDYDKQKARNGNLKILNDQRKHPRKRYSQNLLFSAKNKILKGLAKNISPSGVFIETYHRLQVGQIVTLVVPLKGAKTAKIKGEVIWDGPNGFGVKFISIKS from the coding sequence ATGAACAAAAACCCGGAAAATAGAGATAACGCCCGCATTAACTATAAGTCACCGGTGACCATTGAAAATTTAAATGCGGGCATCATATATAAGGCCAGAATGCTCAATTACAGCAAACATGGGTTGTATTTTGAGACCGACAACTGGTTGGATCTGGGCGATGAGGTCTTTATCGGGGTCGAATATTCGCCATACAGCAATACACATGATACGTATGAATGCCTGCGGGCTAAAATAATGTGGCGCAAAAAGCTGCCGACATCCCACTTTACCTATGGGTATGGTGTTCAATACAGTATTGATTACGATAAACAAAAAGCGCGCAACGGCAATCTTAAGATTCTAAATGATCAGAGAAAACACCCCCGCAAACGCTATTCCCAGAACCTTTTATTCTCCGCCAAAAACAAGATCCTCAAAGGATTGGCCAAAAATATCAGTCCTTCCGGCGTATTTATCGAAACCTATCATCGTTTGCAAGTGGGTCAAATCGTCACGCTGGTTGTCCCCTTAAAAGGTGCTAAAACCGCCAAAATAAAAGGGGAGGTCATCTGGGACGGACCGAATGGTTTCGGCGTCAAGTTTATCAGCATCAAAAGCTAA
- a CDS encoding LemA family protein, translated as MTAAILIGVLILLAIIAVAAIYNRLVTLRNRYKNSFAQIDVQLKRRYDLIPNLIETAKGYLKHERETLEAVIKARAGALDASQKAAGNPGDPKAMKDLASAEGLLAGTLGRLFALVENYPDLKANENMLELQEELTSTENRIAFARQAFNDAITTYNITCEKFPHTIIAGMFNFSTAQWLESTETPEEKQAPKVSF; from the coding sequence ATGACTGCAGCAATACTTATCGGCGTTCTGATTTTGCTGGCCATCATTGCAGTGGCTGCCATATACAACCGTCTGGTGACGCTTCGAAACCGGTATAAAAATTCGTTTGCCCAAATCGACGTCCAGCTCAAACGCCGCTATGACCTGATCCCGAATCTAATTGAAACAGCCAAGGGCTATTTGAAGCATGAGCGCGAAACGCTGGAGGCCGTTATCAAGGCCAGAGCGGGTGCGTTGGATGCCAGTCAGAAGGCTGCGGGCAATCCCGGAGATCCGAAGGCGATGAAAGATCTGGCCAGCGCCGAAGGTTTGCTGGCCGGAACCTTAGGTCGCCTATTTGCTCTGGTTGAAAATTACCCGGATTTAAAAGCCAATGAAAACATGCTGGAGCTGCAAGAGGAGCTGACCTCAACTGAGAACCGGATAGCCTTCGCGCGTCAGGCATTTAACGACGCCATTACAACCTATAACATCACCTGCGAAAAATTTCCCCACACCATCATTGCAGGCATGTTTAATTTTTCAACGGCCCAATGGCTGGAGTCAACCGAGACACCCGAAGAAAAGCAGGCACCCAAGGTTTCATTCTAG
- a CDS encoding sigma-54 dependent transcriptional regulator gives MTQSNYPQFPVMMVDDEAQAITSFEMTLRSANMNNFIPCHDSRDVMPLLASQEIEVMLLDLRMPHISGEELLPQITAEYPEIPVVVVTGSNDVDTAVTCMQHGAFDYILKPVEKSRLIGGVKRAIELRELQRENQLLKAQVLSDKLEKPEAFSEIITTAAAMRAIFQYIEAISGSPRPVLITGETGVGKELVARAVHTLSNRSGPFVPVNVAGLDDQVFADTLFGHKKGAFTDAREARKGLIEQATGGTFFLDEIGDLSLTSQVKLLRLLQEGEFFPIGSDVAKRSNARIVVATNQDLDALQSAGQFRKDLYYRLCDHQIHIPPLRQRLEDLTALVVHFLEKAAKALNKKKPTPPQELITLLSTYHFPGNIRELESMVFNAVSSHISGKLSMDTFKAHIIKKQPHSDLDSTTPISPQDSPVKFSEQLPTLKQIEQMLVDEAMKRSNGNQSIAALSLGISRQALNKRLKKAEQQAKSQ, from the coding sequence ATGACTCAGTCAAACTATCCGCAGTTTCCGGTCATGATGGTGGATGATGAAGCTCAGGCAATTACCAGCTTTGAGATGACATTGCGCTCTGCCAATATGAACAATTTTATCCCCTGTCACGATAGTCGCGATGTCATGCCGTTGCTTGCCAGTCAGGAAATTGAAGTGATGCTGTTGGACCTCAGAATGCCGCATATTTCCGGCGAGGAATTGCTGCCACAGATAACCGCCGAATATCCGGAAATTCCGGTTGTGGTCGTCACCGGCTCAAACGATGTGGATACAGCCGTAACCTGCATGCAGCACGGTGCCTTTGACTATATTTTAAAACCGGTGGAGAAAAGCCGCCTGATCGGCGGTGTCAAGCGAGCCATTGAGCTGCGAGAACTGCAGCGTGAAAACCAACTGCTCAAAGCCCAGGTGCTATCGGACAAACTTGAAAAGCCCGAAGCTTTCTCAGAAATTATTACCACCGCTGCGGCTATGCGCGCCATATTTCAATATATCGAAGCCATCTCCGGCAGTCCGCGTCCGGTTTTGATCACCGGTGAAACCGGTGTGGGAAAAGAACTGGTGGCCAGGGCGGTCCATACCCTCAGCAATCGTTCCGGCCCGTTTGTGCCGGTCAATGTGGCCGGCCTGGATGACCAGGTGTTTGCCGACACGCTGTTCGGTCACAAAAAAGGCGCTTTTACCGATGCGCGTGAGGCCCGCAAAGGATTGATCGAGCAGGCTACCGGCGGCACCTTCTTTCTGGATGAAATCGGCGATCTGAGTCTGACTTCGCAGGTAAAGCTGTTGCGTCTGTTACAGGAAGGCGAATTTTTTCCCATCGGATCCGATGTGGCCAAACGGTCGAATGCCAGAATCGTGGTGGCCACAAACCAGGATCTTGATGCCTTGCAATCAGCCGGCCAGTTTCGCAAAGATCTTTATTATCGGTTGTGCGATCATCAAATCCACATTCCGCCCCTGCGCCAGCGCCTTGAAGATTTAACGGCCCTGGTGGTTCATTTTTTGGAAAAGGCCGCCAAAGCGTTAAACAAGAAAAAACCTACGCCACCGCAGGAGCTGATCACGCTGCTTTCGACCTATCATTTTCCGGGCAACATCAGAGAACTTGAATCCATGGTATTTAATGCCGTCAGCAGTCATATATCCGGCAAACTGTCAATGGATACTTTTAAAGCCCATATTATCAAAAAACAGCCGCACTCCGATCTGGATTCAACAACGCCCATCTCCCCACAAGACTCCCCGGTCAAGTTTTCGGAACAATTGCCCACGCTCAAACAAATCGAGCAGATGCTGGTTGATGAAGCCATGAAAAGATCCAACGGGAATCAATCGATTGCAGCTCTGAGCCTGGGGATTTCACGCCAGGCGTTGAATAAGCGGCTTAAAAAGGCCGAGCAGCAGGCTAAGTCGCAATGA
- a CDS encoding phenylalanine--tRNA ligase beta subunit-related protein, translated as MDFVLASAKIRMVKISIMAEIRIQPEIFETYPTFRRGIVIARHLDNQGQSSELEDQLGRAIEQAARQPIDLKTDPLAAAWTEAHRQFGSNPNKFPPAHCALLKRVQKPGARIPFISKVVAIMNISSIEAHMPVGGDDVIRAAGSLELRYADGSERFTPLGKPDHSEHPKAGEVIYVVPESKEVMCRRWNWRNGHTTRIAEDTRVMVMNIDGLGADSEARAVATRDRVARMLEKYGQAEVTTTLLSAEQPTYPLDV; from the coding sequence ATGGATTTTGTGCTTGCGTCTGCCAAAATTCGGATGGTAAAAATAAGCATCATGGCCGAAATCCGAATCCAACCAGAAATATTTGAAACCTATCCGACGTTTCGACGCGGCATAGTGATTGCCCGACATTTAGACAACCAGGGCCAGTCGAGTGAACTTGAAGACCAACTCGGCCGTGCCATCGAACAGGCCGCCCGGCAGCCGATCGATCTAAAAACAGACCCATTGGCCGCCGCCTGGACCGAGGCCCATCGGCAATTCGGTTCGAATCCGAATAAATTCCCCCCGGCGCACTGCGCTCTTTTGAAACGGGTTCAAAAGCCCGGCGCCCGCATACCGTTCATCAGCAAAGTGGTCGCTATTATGAACATCAGCTCCATCGAGGCGCATATGCCGGTCGGCGGTGATGATGTCATCCGGGCAGCCGGCAGTCTGGAATTGCGCTACGCCGACGGCAGCGAGAGGTTCACCCCTCTGGGCAAACCGGATCACAGCGAACATCCGAAAGCCGGGGAAGTGATTTATGTGGTTCCCGAATCAAAAGAAGTCATGTGCCGGCGCTGGAATTGGCGCAATGGGCATACCACCCGTATTGCTGAAGATACTCGCGTTATGGTAATGAATATCGACGGCCTGGGAGCAGACAGTGAAGCCCGGGCGGTTGCGACCCGCGACAGGGTTGCGCGCATGCTCGAAAAATACGGCCAGGCAGAAGTGACGACAACGTTGCTGTCCGCCGAACAGCCGACTTATCCGTTGGACGTTTGA
- a CDS encoding mechanosensitive ion channel family protein: MLFQSVNFAKRHILFWALIFMVMVVAHPTAQANPAAVTQMTKKSSSGNNPETQVPADLSPEEVDAQLATMDDVQVRQQLAQKLKQETAANTLPTARSTPMDLFYRFADKASAILNKIGSVFTGAHERSDQWDAAVKKLTGDRGASHLVGILFATALIIAAGLILKWLFGRATWAIRKQLLQTMNLGRLEFFGRVLSRMLLNAAGVVIYILATFILFVLFFRKGQPGYLIASVYIVVSYYIMLFAFAATTIFAPAAGGLRLFPLQERDASFLHRWICGITIVAGTVTGTAIILLRAGISNQLYMLIYSCAGALVILALVIMIWQSRKRVAEGLLGDRDEKDEKVTFGQRLARNWHYLAILYVLVMGAFWINEVYLEHDADIVGLIASIFIIPIFIGLDQWGQRLLKMASGELPEIVDLSGDAVEKPVDELQPVDSKMDIQHYIPLISRCLRIFLVLFLFFIMLRLWGIDLSFGRLFTRSILSILITVVLGLITWQIIKARIDRKLKEEMPESDEDMEEGGAGGSRIGTLLILLRKFVISVLFVIVTLIVLSSLGINIGPLIAGAGVIGLAIGFGAQTLVKDIIAGIFFLIDDSFRVGDFIETSGTKGMVEHISLRSLRLRSPRGPVHTIPFGSMGTVTNNSRDYIITKLDFRVRYDTDVDKVRKIIKRINVAIQEHPEMGPNLLDKVKSQGVRELDDSAMIMRVKFKTIPGEQFVIRREVFRMIQEMFAQHGIEFAHRNVTVYMPPGEDKDSDATNAAQAGAAAAAAAAAQEAEEAAAREKPK, translated from the coding sequence ATGCTTTTTCAAAGCGTGAACTTCGCCAAGCGTCATATCCTGTTTTGGGCATTAATTTTTATGGTGATGGTTGTGGCCCATCCAACGGCACAGGCCAACCCGGCAGCTGTCACCCAGATGACAAAAAAATCCTCAAGCGGCAATAATCCGGAAACCCAGGTTCCAGCGGACCTATCTCCGGAAGAAGTCGATGCGCAGCTGGCCACCATGGATGATGTCCAGGTCAGGCAACAGCTGGCCCAAAAGCTGAAACAGGAGACTGCTGCAAATACACTGCCCACCGCACGAAGCACACCGATGGACCTGTTTTATCGTTTTGCTGATAAGGCTAGTGCGATTCTCAATAAAATCGGTTCGGTGTTTACCGGCGCGCATGAACGCTCCGACCAATGGGATGCAGCCGTTAAAAAGCTTACCGGCGACAGGGGGGCTTCCCATTTGGTGGGTATTCTGTTCGCAACAGCCCTGATCATTGCCGCCGGCCTGATTCTCAAATGGTTGTTCGGACGGGCGACATGGGCCATTCGAAAACAACTCCTGCAAACCATGAATCTGGGCCGCCTGGAATTCTTCGGACGGGTTTTATCGCGCATGCTGCTCAATGCTGCTGGCGTGGTCATTTACATTTTGGCGACGTTTATCTTATTTGTATTGTTCTTCAGGAAAGGTCAACCGGGTTATTTAATCGCCTCAGTCTATATTGTCGTCAGCTACTACATTATGCTTTTCGCCTTTGCAGCCACAACCATTTTTGCGCCGGCTGCCGGCGGGCTGCGCCTATTTCCACTGCAGGAAAGGGATGCCAGTTTCCTGCATCGCTGGATTTGCGGTATCACCATCGTTGCCGGGACGGTCACCGGGACGGCCATTATCCTGTTGCGGGCCGGGATCAGCAATCAGCTGTATATGCTGATATACAGCTGCGCCGGTGCACTTGTTATTCTGGCACTGGTGATCATGATCTGGCAAAGCCGGAAGCGGGTGGCCGAAGGGTTGTTGGGCGACAGGGATGAAAAGGATGAAAAGGTCACCTTCGGGCAGCGGCTGGCGCGCAACTGGCATTACCTGGCCATCCTATACGTGCTGGTCATGGGGGCTTTCTGGATCAATGAGGTTTATCTTGAGCATGATGCGGACATTGTTGGGCTGATTGCCAGCATTTTTATCATACCGATATTTATTGGGCTGGATCAATGGGGCCAGCGCCTGTTAAAGATGGCTTCCGGCGAGCTGCCGGAGATTGTGGATTTGAGCGGGGACGCGGTTGAAAAGCCGGTTGATGAACTGCAACCGGTTGACAGCAAGATGGATATTCAACATTATATTCCGCTGATCAGCCGCTGCCTGCGCATATTTCTGGTCTTATTTTTATTTTTCATCATGCTGCGCTTATGGGGCATCGATCTGTCCTTTGGCCGCCTGTTTACGCGCTCGATCCTCAGTATCTTGATCACCGTTGTGCTGGGCCTGATCACCTGGCAGATCATCAAAGCCCGCATCGATCGCAAGCTCAAAGAAGAAATGCCGGAATCTGATGAAGATATGGAAGAAGGCGGCGCCGGCGGCTCACGCATCGGGACCCTGCTGATATTGCTGCGCAAATTTGTCATCTCGGTTTTATTTGTGATTGTGACCCTGATCGTGCTGTCCTCACTGGGGATCAACATCGGACCGCTGATAGCCGGTGCCGGTGTGATCGGTCTGGCCATCGGGTTTGGGGCCCAGACCCTGGTAAAAGATATTATCGCGGGTATCTTCTTTTTAATCGATGATTCGTTTCGCGTAGGCGATTTTATTGAAACCAGCGGCACCAAGGGCATGGTGGAACACATCTCTTTGCGCTCGCTGAGACTGCGCAGCCCCCGGGGCCCGGTTCACACCATTCCCTTCGGCAGTATGGGCACGGTCACCAATAACAGCCGCGATTATATCATTACCAAACTGGATTTCCGGGTGCGCTATGACACCGATGTGGACAAGGTCCGTAAAATTATCAAACGCATCAATGTGGCCATTCAAGAACACCCGGAAATGGGGCCCAACCTACTGGATAAGGTCAAATCCCAGGGGGTTAGAGAGTTGGACGACTCGGCCATGATCATGCGCGTTAAGTTTAAGACCATCCCCGGCGAGCAGTTTGTCATCCGGCGAGAGGTTTTCCGCATGATCCAGGAAATGTTTGCGCAGCACGGCATTGAATTTGCGCATCGCAATGTAACCGTATACATGCCGCCGGGTGAAGATAAAGATAGCGATGCTACCAATGCCGCCCAGGCCGGCGCTGCCGCAGCTGCAGCCGCGGCAGCTCAAGAAGCGGAGGAGGCAGCTGCCAGGGAAAAACCTAAATAA